From Acinonyx jubatus isolate Ajub_Pintada_27869175 chromosome F2, VMU_Ajub_asm_v1.0, whole genome shotgun sequence, the proteins below share one genomic window:
- the GDF6 gene encoding growth/differentiation factor 6 has protein sequence MDTPRVLLSAVFLISFLWDLPGFQQASISSSSSSAELGSAKGMRSRKEGKIPRAPRDSATAGEPQQRHEPQPRPQDGPRRRPPQQPEAQEPPGRGPRVVPHEYMLSIYRTYSIAEKLGINASFFQSSKSANTITSFVDRGLDDLSHTPLRRQKYLFDVSTLSDKEELVGAELRLFRQAPAAPWGPPAGPLHVQLFPCLSPQLLDARTLDPQGAPRAGWEVFDVWQGLRQQPWKQLCLELRAAWGEPGAGEAEARAPGPQQQPPPPDLRSLGFGRRVRPPQERALLVVFTRSQRKNLFAEMREQLGSAEVAGPGAGAEGSWPPPSGAPDAGPWLPSPGRRRRRTAFASRHGKRHGKKSRLRCSKKPLHVNFKELGWDDWIIAPLEYEAYHCEGVCDFPLRSHLEPTNHAIIQTLMNSMDPGSTPPSCCVPTKLTPISILYIDAGNNVVYKQYEDMVVESCGCR, from the exons ATGGATACCCCTAGAGTCCTGCTGTCGGCCGTCTTCCTCATCAGTTTCCTGTGGGATTTGCCTGGTTTCCAGCAGGCTTCCATCTCATCCTCGTCGTCGTCCGCGGAGCTGGGCTCCGCCAAGGGAATGCGAAGCCGCAAGGAAGGGAAGATACCGCGGGCGCCACGAGACAGTGCCACGGCCGGGGAGCCCCAGCAGCGCCACGAGCCACAACCGCGGCCACAGGATGGGCCCCGGCGGCGGCCGCCGCAGCAGCCCGAAGCGCAGGAGCCCCCCGGCAGGGGCCCACGCGTGGTGCCCCACGAGTACATGCTGTCAATCTACAGGACTTACTCCATCGCCGAGAAGCTGGGCATCAACGCCAGCTTTTTCCAGTCTTCCAAGTCGGCTAATACGATCACTAGCTTTGTAGACAGGGGACTAG ACGATCTCTCGCACACTCCTCTCCGGAGACAGAAGTATTTGTTTGATGTGTCCACGCTCTCAGACAAAGAAGAGCTGGTGGGCGCGGAGCTGCGGCTCTTTCGCCAGGCGCCCGCAGCGCCCTGGGGGCCGCCGGCCGGGCCGCTCCACGTGCAGCTCTTCCCCTGCCTGTCGCCCCAGCTGCTGGACGCACGGACCCTGGACCCGCAGGGGGCGCCCCGGGCCGGCTGGGAAGTCTTCGACGTGTGGCAGGGCCTGCGCCAGCAGCCCTGGAAGCAGCTGTGCTTGGAGCTGCGGGCCGCGTGGGGCGAGCCGGGAGCTGGGGAGGCCGAGGCACGCGCGCCGGGGCCGCAGCAGCAGCCACCGCCCCCGGACCTGCGGAGTCTGGGCTTCGGCCGGAGGGTGCGGCCCCCCCAGGAGCGCGCCCTGCTCGTCGTGTTCACCAGATCCCAGCGCAAGAACTTGTTCGCCGAGATGCGCGAGCAGCTGGGCTCGGCCGAGGTCGCGGGCCCGGGCGCCGGCGCCGAGGGGTCGTGGCCGCCGCCGTCGGGCGCCCCGGACGCCGGGCCTTGGCTGCCCTCACCCGGCCGCCGGCGGCGGCGCACGGCCTTCGCCAGCCGCCACGGCAAGCGGCATGGCAAGAAGTCGAGGCTGCGCTGCAGCAAGAAGCCCCTGCACGTGAACTTCAAGGAGCTGGGCTGGGACGACTGGATTATCGCGCCCTTGGAGTACGAGGCCTACCACTGCGAAGGCGTGTGCGACTTCCCGCTGCGCTCGCACCTGGAGCCCACCAACCACGCCATCATCCAGACGTTGATGAACTCCATGGATCCCGGCTCCACCCCGCCCAGCTGCTGCGTGCCCACCAAATTGACTCCCATCAGCATCCTGTACATCGACGCCGGCAATAACGTGGTCTACAAGCAGTACGAGGACATGGTGGTGGAGTCCTGCGGCTGCAGGTAG